Proteins from a genomic interval of Raphanus sativus cultivar WK10039 unplaced genomic scaffold, ASM80110v3 Scaffold1539, whole genome shotgun sequence:
- the LOC130504391 gene encoding uncharacterized mitochondrial protein AtMg00310-like codes for MSCFMLPKILIQEITKAMRNFWWSTSQDRHSIPWIAWNKVTLSKKEGSLGFRDMQAFNKALLAKQAWRLITHPSSLLARVYKAKYFRNTDFLEARSYQSSSLAWRSIIQTQPLVRKGMHWALGNGAHIRVWKDSWLLGGNSTTPKGPGETTLLNLTVQKTSFIGDIARRALTRSNLIITSKDK; via the exons ATGTCTTGTTTTATGCTCCCTAAAATATTGATACAGGAGATAACAAAGGCGATGAGAAATTTCTGGTGGTCCACAAGTCAAGACCGGCACTCTATACCTTGGATAGCTTGGAATAAGGTAACTCTATCTAAAAAAGAAGGTAGTTTGGGATTTAGAGATATGCAAGCCTTTAATAAAGCTCTACTTGCAAAGCAAGCTTGGAGACTTATAACCCATCCATCTTCTCTATTAGCTAGAGTTTACAAAGCAAAATATTTCAGAAACACAGATTTCTTGGAGGCACGAAGCTATCAGTCATCAAGCCTCGCATGGAGGAGCATAATCCAAACTCAGCCTTTAGTCCGTAAAGGAATGCATTGGGCACTAGGAAATGGAGCACATATCAGAGTTTGGAAAGACAGTTGGCTGCTAGGAGGAAACTCTACTACCCCCAAGGGACCTGGTGAAACAACCCTCCTCAACCTTACG GTTCAGAAGACAAGCTTTATTGGAGATATAGCAAGACGGGCTCTTACTCGGTCAAATCTGATTATCACCTCCAAAGACAAATAG
- the LOC130504392 gene encoding homeobox-DDT domain protein RLT3-like produces MNAEKMNPTPPQEMDEVGRRTSRTKSKSLAAAAARVAKIPPQPIEKISCRQKLLSSQYILAKVFRKDGPSLGFQFDHLPSPRRSKGTTILQQKGEEESVARKRKVSTSEDQDCGVVVKKKQYGIGKGLMTAWRVMNPNSHDRAPTLAAQTSSPKKKKNNNKSQLASILKQKLLQKNKNKNKKSPEKKRNSINIETTTELNKDETAAFDEKCELGEVFKETCQTISILVDDEDLERQEGLVNPPLTCSCHHTSATSSGSCFLCKDHLLPKFPPNSVGMRLPFALHPWNSSPESVKKLFKVVHFLYTYSVTFDICPFTIDQFTRAFHHKDSLLLGKIHLSLLKLLLLDVETELQRGSFSSLTISCKFLALLQSVESQNLILDMWKDSLNSLTWAEILRQILVAAGFGSVKRAVQSEELSKERRLMKKYGLRLGTLKGELFRVLNEQGKNGLKISELASAAAEVAALNLATASSEERERSICSTLASDITIFEKISESTYRVRVNCFSEDHDSDSGEESGSVDDDESGDEIERVSEIRKAKCRKRRKMLEVCSEIDESHPGEPWLLGLMEGEYSDLSIEEKLDVFMALIDLLSSGSTIRIEDLPRAMVDCVPSIYSHGSGGKIKRASSSNQYSYPRVSWVHGGERIEELSSKSSDSQPVDSSSIVGAFTKLAGDNVHPMQSVYLGSDRRLNRYWLFLGPCNPNDPGHRCVYFESSEDGHWEVISHKEALRALLSVLDDRGRREARLIESLEKRESFLCQAMLRRIDHLVREDSSSSSPVSDIDNNNLCLNEIANDQQQAAIVFEMGSKREKSRLVQEFDEWIWDNYYLNLNAVKHSRRSYLDSLTRCKSCHDLYWRDEKHCKICHGTFELDVDLEERYAIHAATCSRKNEESSDSFPDHKVLSSQLQSLKAAVYAIESAMPEDSLIGAWKKSAHRLWAKRLRRSSTLSEITQVIGDFVGAINEDWLWHFGEENALMGEIITSFPSMPRTTSAIALWLVKLDTLIAPYVVEKAQPGGNRL; encoded by the exons ATGAACGCAGAGAAAATGAATCCGACTCCTCCTCAGGAAATGGATGAAGTAGGAAGAAGAACAAGTAGGACGAAATCGAAATCCctggcggcggcggcggcgagAGTAGCCAAGATTCCTCCTCAGCCGATTGAGAAGATCAGTTGTCGTCAGAAGCTGTTGAGCTCACAGTACATTTTGGCAAAGGTTTTTAGAAAGGATGGTCCTTCACTTGGTTTCCAATTCGACCATCTTCCATCACCCCGCCGCAGCAAAGGTACTACAATTCTTCAAcagaaaggagaagaagaaagcgtGGCAAGAAAGAGAAAG GTTTCCACGAGTGAGGATCAGGATTGCGGCGTTGTTGTAAAGAAGAAACAATACGGTATTGGCAAGGGTTTGATGACAGCATGGCGGGTTATGAATCCTAATAGTCACGATAGAGCACCAACATTAGCTGCTCAAACCTCATcaccgaagaagaagaagaacaacaacaaatCACAATTAGCATCAATCCTG AAGCAGAAACTGTTGCAGAAGAATAAGAATAAGAATAAGAAGTCGCCGGAAAAGAAGAGGAATTCTATAAATATAGAG ACCACCACCGAATTAAACAAAGATGAGACGGCAGCATTTGATGAAAAATGTGAGCTTGGGGAGGTATTTAAAGAAACCTGTCAAACAATTTCGATACTTGTTGATGACGAGGATTTGGAGCGACAGGAAGGACTTGTCAATCCTCCGTTAACTTGTTCATGCCACCATACTAGTGCTACTAGTAGTGGATCTTGTTTTCTTTGCAAAG ATCATTTGTTGCCCAAGTTTCCCCCAAATTCTGTTGGCATGAGGCTGCCTTTTGCTTTGCATCCATGGAACTCTTCTCCAGAGTCTGTCAAGAAACTTTTTAAG GTTGTCCATTTCCTGTATACTTATTCAGTAACTTTTGATATATGTCCCTTCACAATTGACCAGTTCACACGCGCATTTCATCATAAG GACTCCTTGCTCCTTGGTAAAATTCATCTTTCCCTGCTCAAGTTGCTTCTGCTTGATGTTGAAACCGAGCTGCAAAGAGGATCTTTTTCATCCTTGACTATATCATGCAAGTTTCTAGCCCTGCTACAGTCG GTGGAGAGCCAAAATCTTATTCTTGATATGTGGAAGGATTCATTAAATTCTCTTACATGGGCGGAGATATTGCGTCAGATTTTGGTTGCAGCTGGTTTTGGTTCAGTAAAGCGGGCTGTTCAATCAGAGGAACTAAGTAAG GAAAGGAGACTCATGAAAAAGTATGGCCTCCGTCTTGGAACATTAAAGGGTGAATTATTTAGAGTGCTTAACGAGCAAGGCAAAAATGGCTTGAAAATATCCGAGTTAGCTAGTGCTGCAGCAGAG GTTGCTGCGCTGAATCTTGCAACTGCATCATCAGAAGAACGAGAGCGTTCAATATGTTCAACGCTGGCAAGTGATATTACAATATTCgaaaaaatatctgaatctACATATCGTGTACGTGTTAATTGTTTCTCTGAGGACCATGACTCTGATTCGGGCGAGGAGTCTGGAagtgttgatgatgatgaatctgGTGATGAGATCGAGCGTGTTTCAGAAATTCGAAAGGCTAAGTGTAGGAAAAGGCGGAAGATGTTGGAAGTATGCAGTGAGATTGATGAAAGCCATCCTGGAGAACCGTGGCTGTTGGGGCTAATGGAGGGGGAATATTCAGACTTAAGCATTGAAGAGAAGTTAGATGTTTTCATGGCTTTGATTGATCTTCTTAGTTCTGGTTCCACTATTAGAATTGAG GATTTACCCAGAGCTATGGTTGACTGTGTCCCTAGTATCTACAGTCATGGTTCTGGTGGAAAAATCAAGAGAGCATCCTCTTCTAATCAGTACAGTTATCCACGCGTATCATGGGTCCATGGAGGAGAGCGAATCGAAGAGCTATCTTCTAAATCGTCTGATTCTCAGCCAGTTGATTCATCATCAATTGTGGGGGCTTTTACAAAGCTCGCTGGAGATAATGTTCACCCTATGCAATCTGTATACCTTGGTTCTGACCGTAGGCTCAACAGGTACTGGCTTTTCTTAGGCCCATGCAATCCGAATGACCCTGGTCATAGGTGTGTCTACTTTGAATCTTCTGAAGATGGTCACTGGGAAGTTATCAGCCACAAGGAG GCTTTACGGGCACTGTTGTCAGTGTTGGACGATAGGGGTAGACGGGAAGCTCGGCTTATTGAGTCATTGGAGAAACGAGAAAGTTTTCTCTGTCAAGCTATGTTAAGAAGAATTGATCATTTAGTCAGAGAGGacagttcttcttcttcaccggtTTCTGATATAGACAACAACAACCTATGTCTGAATGAGATTGCCAATGATCAACAACAAGCAGCTATAGTATTTGAGATGGGAAGTAAGAGGGAGAAAAGCCGCCTTGTTCAGGAGTTTGATGAATGGATATGGGATAATTATTATCTTAATCTCAATGCTGTTAAACACAGCCGAAGATCCTACCTTGACTCACTTACTAGGTGTAAGAGTTGTCATGATTTGTATTGGAGAGATGAGAAGCACTGTAAGATTTGCCATGGTACCTTTGAGCTTGATGTAGATCTTGAAGAAAGATATGCGATTCATGCAGCCACATGCAGTAGGAAGAATGAAGAGAGTAGTGATTCATTTCCGGATCATAAAGTTCTATCTTCCCAGTTGCAATCACTAAAGGCTGCAGTGTATGCCATTGAG TCTGCAATGCCTGAAGATTCCTTGATTggtgcatggaaaaagtcagcTCATAGGTTATGGGCCAAAAGGCTTCGACGAAGCTCAACTTTGTCTGAAATTACGcag GTGATTGGCGACTTTGTTGGGGCAATCAATGAAGATTGGTTATGGCACTTTGGTGAGGAAAACGCATTAATGGGAGAAATTATAACTAGCTTCCCTTCTATGCCTCGAACAACTTCTGCGATTGCTCTCTGGTTGGTAAAACTGGATACCTTGATTGCTCCTTATGTGGTGGAAAAAGCTCAACCTGGAGGGAATCGATTGTAA